In Anopheles gambiae chromosome 2, idAnoGambNW_F1_1, whole genome shotgun sequence, a single window of DNA contains:
- the LOC11175965 gene encoding uncharacterized protein LOC11175965 produces the protein MSLAVADTTNTTTTTTAAETLVSPTAEERSNRSGKQQPITLILPTSGKLFFEKKQEFQLCKPQLLPLKSFSLEKLERMHQEAQRQLQETRARTAASKSANVF, from the coding sequence ATGTCCCTCGCCGTGGCTGATACGACaaacacgacgacgacgacgacagcagCTGAAACCCTTGTATCGCCGACAGCCGAAGAAAGGAGCAATCGGAGTGGGAAACAGCAGCCAATTACCCTGATTTTGCCCACCAGCGGTAAGCTATTTTTCGAAAAGAAGCAAGAATTTCAACTGTGCAAGCCCCAGCTGCTGCCGCTAAAATCGTTCAGCCTGGAGAAGCTGGAAAGAATGCACCAGGAAGCGCAGCGACAGTTGCAAGAAACACGCGCCCGAACCGCTGCCTCCAAGAGCGCCAACGTCTTCTAA
- the LOC1273497 gene encoding ecdysteroid-phosphate phosphatase isoform X2: MAALPPRKNPTPTKISKQHLTPLQILLQMGFPKHRAEKALAATGNRGVQLASDWLLAHVNDPFLDECAPREYILYACPTGPFLQQLENFWAQSREACGWNGAHNFTPHITLVSFFKAPDECAPQLSKALKDLMNLPGARIDRPIGLELYTSPNFMGFFVAEDDANYLKRLALQYVKEVSHSTISLEPHVKSLHLTLAYQFPPSQFNALKALVENLDASCTDANWELRLYSRDPRLVSKQVHKVLYPHTPRETDELELRIGDHIYLNPEAIQASTDGWVEGISWLTGTTGYLPENYTERTAESDAWTMHRTVPLCDARTVPADETLSDTVDGVLPASGSPSLAPEANDTVSVGQSESQPDGAPQTTDRVAPAPDQQQTATGGGGGEQQNGGKMFGGNKTMDDIPLEKLHELVKKRTNMQVIPGDQCASQSQSVPRTESGTRKVYVMRHGERIDFTFGSWVPYCFDEAGNYVRKDLNMPTSLPTRKPSLWQKDSPLTNVGRYQARLVGEGLKDAGVQIARAYCSPSFRCIQTATSVLEGLGLKATVPICIEPGLFEWLAWYQDGLPEWLTPDELLAADYNIDTAYKPLSSPGLLREHFHEKLNEFYCRNSNAAEEIIKSTEGNVLIVGHATTLDTCTRFIIGEKLRSTNDMARIMQKVSYCSLAVMESDGTTPSGDSEQAESTVKGHWKLAVPPCDPVTHTNNNRFDYKILLE, encoded by the exons ATGGCAGCGCTTCCACCACGCAAAAATCCAACGCCTACCAAAATATCCAAGCAACACCTGACACCGCTGCAAATACTGCTCCAGATGGGCTTCCCCAAGCATAGAGC tgaAAAGGCACTAGCGGCCACCGGCAACCGGGGCGTCCAGCTGGCCTCCGATTGGCTGCTGGCGCACGTGAACGACCCCTTCCTGGACGAATGCGCTCCGCGCGAATACATCCTGTACGCCTGCCCGACCGGTCCCTTTCTGCAGCAGCTGGAAAACTTCTGGGCCCAGTCGAGGGAGGCGTGCGGCTGGAACGGGGCCCACAACTTTACGCCCCACATTACGCTGGTGTCGTTCTTCAAAGCGCCGGACGAGTGCGCTCCCCAGCTGTCGAAGGCGCTGAAAGATCTGATGAACCTGCCCGGCGCCCGGATCGATCGGCCGATCGGGCTGGAGCTGTACACGAGCCCCAACTTTATGGGCTTTTTCGTCGCGGAAGACGACGCCAACTATCTGAAGCGGCTGGCCCTGCAATACGTAAAGGAGGTGTCCCACTCAA CCATTTCGCTGGAACCGCACGTCAAGTCGCTGCATCTGACGCTGGCCTACCAATTCCCGCCCAGTCAGTTTAATGCGCTGAAAGCGTTGGTGGAAAATTTGGACGCTTCCTGCACGGACGCCAACTGGGAGCTGCGGCTGTACTCGCGCGACCCCCGGCTCGTCTCGAAGCAGGTGCACAAGGTGCTGTATCCGCACACGCCGCGCGAAACGGACGAGCTGGAGCTCCGGATCGGTGATCACATCTATCTCAACCCGGAAGCAATACAAGCGTCCACCGACGGCTGGGTCGAGGGGATCTCGTGGCTAACCGGCACCACCGGCTACCTGCCCGAAAACTACACCGAGCGGACGGCGGAATCGGACGCGTGGACGATGCACCGTACGGTGCCGCTGTGTGACGCACGGACTGTGCCGGCCGACGAAACACTGTCCGACACGGTTGATGGAGTGCTGCCCGCCAGCGGATCGCCCAGCCTGGCACCGGAAGCGAACGATACGG TATCTGTAGGTCAGAGCGAATCGCAACCGGACGGTGCACCGCAAACGACGGACCGAGTAGCACCTGCACCAGACCAGCAACAAACAGCaacgggcggcggcggcggcgagcAACAGAACGGTGGCAAAATGTTCGGTGGCAATAAAACGATGGACGACATTCCACTGGAAAAGTTGCACGAGCTAGTGAAAAAACGTACCAACATGCAGGTGATCCCGGGAGATCAGTGCGCCTCACAGTCGCAGTCTGTACCGCGGACGGAATCGGGCACGCGCAAGGTGTACGTCATGCGACACGGCGAGCGGATCGATTTTACCTTTGGTTCGTGGGTACCGTACTGCTTCGATGAGGCCGGCAACTACGTCCGGAAAGATCTGAACATGCCCACATCGTTGCCCACACG TAAACCTAGCCTCTGGCAGAAGGATTCACCACTGACGAACGTGGGTCGCTATCAGGCACGGCTCGTCGGCGAAGGGCTGAAGGATGCGGGGGTACAAATAGCGCGCGCGTACTGCTCGCCCTCGTTCCGCTGCATCCAGACGGCCACTTCAGTGCTGGAGGGGCTCGGATTAAAGGCAACCGTGCCGATCTGCATCGAGCCCGGCCTGTTCGAGTGGCTCGCCTGGTACCAGGACGGGCTGCCCGAGTGGCTTACGCCGGACGAGCTGCTTGCGGCCGACTACAACATCGACACGGCCTACAAACCGCTCTCTTCGCCGGGCCTGCTGCGGGAACATTTTCACGAAAAGTTGAACGAGTTTTACTGCCGCAATTCGAACGCCGCGGAAGAAATCATCAAAAGCACGG AAGGAAACGTGCTGATTGTGGGCCATGCCACAACGCTCGATACGTGCACCCGGTTCATCATTGGCGAGAAGCTTCGCTCCACCAACGATATGGCCCGAATAATGCAGAAAGTGTCCTACTGCAGCCTGGCGGTAATGGAATCGGACGGCACGACGCCGTCCGGTGACAGTGAGCAGGCGGAAAGTACAGTCAAGGGACACTGGAAGCTCGCGGTGCCACCGTGCGACCCTGTGacgcacaccaacaacaaccggTTTGACTACAAGATACTATTAGAGTAG
- the LOC1273494 gene encoding potassium channel subfamily K member 9, with protein MKRQNIRTLSLVVCTFTYLLIGAAVFDALESETEARRWEFLKSVKASFVAKYNITPEDYHMIEIVITENKPHKAGPQWKFAGAFYFATVVLAMIGYGHSTPVTIGGKAFCMAYAMVGIPLGLVMFQSIGERLNKFASVVIRRAKKYLRCQQTEATEMNLMLATGLLSSVIITTGAAVFSRYEGWSYFDSFYYCFVTLTTIGFGDYVALQNDQALINKPGYVALSLVFILFGLAVVAASINLLVLRFMTMNAEDIRREEAEMQSSVDGLTTYECESTGKLLSCANLNYCSEIEEEDTSVCSCTCLGGNSFTTHEHEFLLDQGYHPADIITSTISLKRMSI; from the exons ATGAAGCGGCAAAACATTCGCACCCTTTCGCTGGTGGTGTGCACGTTCACCTATCTACTGATCGGGGCCGCCGTGTTCGACGCACTGGAATCGGAAACCGAAGCACGCCGTTGGGAGTTTTTGAAAA GTGTTAAGGCGTCCTTTGTCGCGAAGTACAACATCACGCCGGAGGACTACCACATGATCGAGATCGTGATCACGGAGAACAAACCGCACAAAGCGGGACCCCAGTGGAAGTTTGCCGGCGCGTTCTACTTTGCCACGGTCGTGCTGGCGATGATCGGGTACGGCCACTCGACGCCGGTCACCATCGGCGGGAAGGCGTTCTGCATGGCGTACGCGATGGTCGGCATTCCGCTGGGGCTCGTCATGTTCCAAAGCATTGGCGAACGTTTGAACAAGTTTGCCTCGGTTGTAATACGCCGCGCGAAAAAATATCTGCGCTGCCAGCAGACGGAAGCTACCGAGATGAACCTGATGCTCGCAACCGGATTACTTTCGTCGGTTATTATTACGACCGGAGCGGCTGTGTTTTCACGCTACGAAGGATGGAGCTATTTCGACAGCTTCTACTACTGCTTTGTAACACTGACGACGATCGGCTTCGGTGACTACGTCGCGCTGCAGAACGACCAGGCGCTGATCAACAAGCCCGGCTACGTCGCGCTCAGCCTGGTGTTCATCCTGTTCGGGCTGGCCGTCGTCGCGGCCAGCATCAATCTGCTCGTCCTGCGCTTCATGACGAT GAATGCGGAAGACATCCGGCGAGAGGAGGCCGAAATGCAGTCGTCCGTCGATGGGCTGACGACGTACGAGTGCGAATCGACGGGAAAGTTGCTCTCGTGCGCCAACCTGAACTACTGCTCGGAGATCGAGGAAGAGGACACCTCCGTCTGCTCGTGTACCTGCCTCGGTGGTAACAGTTTCACCACGCACGAGCACGAATTTCTGCTCGACCAAGGATATCATCCGGCCGATATCATCACGAGCACTATCAGCCTTAAGCGCATGTCGATCTAA
- the LOC1273497 gene encoding ecdysteroid-phosphate phosphatase isoform X1 has translation MAALPPRKNPTPTKISKQHLTPLQILLQMGFPKHRAEKALAATGNRGVQLASDWLLAHVNDPFLDECAPREYILYACPTGPFLQQLENFWAQSREACGWNGAHNFTPHITLVSFFKAPDECAPQLSKALKDLMNLPGARIDRPIGLELYTSPNFMGFFVAEDDANYLKRLALQYVKEVSHSIISDTYEQLDALVTCFPWCGGVTSARCIPRSSRSISLEPHVKSLHLTLAYQFPPSQFNALKALVENLDASCTDANWELRLYSRDPRLVSKQVHKVLYPHTPRETDELELRIGDHIYLNPEAIQASTDGWVEGISWLTGTTGYLPENYTERTAESDAWTMHRTVPLCDARTVPADETLSDTVDGVLPASGSPSLAPEANDTVSVGQSESQPDGAPQTTDRVAPAPDQQQTATGGGGGEQQNGGKMFGGNKTMDDIPLEKLHELVKKRTNMQVIPGDQCASQSQSVPRTESGTRKVYVMRHGERIDFTFGSWVPYCFDEAGNYVRKDLNMPTSLPTRKPSLWQKDSPLTNVGRYQARLVGEGLKDAGVQIARAYCSPSFRCIQTATSVLEGLGLKATVPICIEPGLFEWLAWYQDGLPEWLTPDELLAADYNIDTAYKPLSSPGLLREHFHEKLNEFYCRNSNAAEEIIKSTEGNVLIVGHATTLDTCTRFIIGEKLRSTNDMARIMQKVSYCSLAVMESDGTTPSGDSEQAESTVKGHWKLAVPPCDPVTHTNNNRFDYKILLE, from the exons ATGGCAGCGCTTCCACCACGCAAAAATCCAACGCCTACCAAAATATCCAAGCAACACCTGACACCGCTGCAAATACTGCTCCAGATGGGCTTCCCCAAGCATAGAGC tgaAAAGGCACTAGCGGCCACCGGCAACCGGGGCGTCCAGCTGGCCTCCGATTGGCTGCTGGCGCACGTGAACGACCCCTTCCTGGACGAATGCGCTCCGCGCGAATACATCCTGTACGCCTGCCCGACCGGTCCCTTTCTGCAGCAGCTGGAAAACTTCTGGGCCCAGTCGAGGGAGGCGTGCGGCTGGAACGGGGCCCACAACTTTACGCCCCACATTACGCTGGTGTCGTTCTTCAAAGCGCCGGACGAGTGCGCTCCCCAGCTGTCGAAGGCGCTGAAAGATCTGATGAACCTGCCCGGCGCCCGGATCGATCGGCCGATCGGGCTGGAGCTGTACACGAGCCCCAACTTTATGGGCTTTTTCGTCGCGGAAGACGACGCCAACTATCTGAAGCGGCTGGCCCTGCAATACGTAAAGGAGGTGTCCCACTCAA TAATTAGTGACACCTATGAGCAGCTAGACGCACTGGTAACGTGTTTTCCGTGGTGCGGAGGAGTTACCTCGGCCCGATGCATACCGCGTAGCAGTCGAT CCATTTCGCTGGAACCGCACGTCAAGTCGCTGCATCTGACGCTGGCCTACCAATTCCCGCCCAGTCAGTTTAATGCGCTGAAAGCGTTGGTGGAAAATTTGGACGCTTCCTGCACGGACGCCAACTGGGAGCTGCGGCTGTACTCGCGCGACCCCCGGCTCGTCTCGAAGCAGGTGCACAAGGTGCTGTATCCGCACACGCCGCGCGAAACGGACGAGCTGGAGCTCCGGATCGGTGATCACATCTATCTCAACCCGGAAGCAATACAAGCGTCCACCGACGGCTGGGTCGAGGGGATCTCGTGGCTAACCGGCACCACCGGCTACCTGCCCGAAAACTACACCGAGCGGACGGCGGAATCGGACGCGTGGACGATGCACCGTACGGTGCCGCTGTGTGACGCACGGACTGTGCCGGCCGACGAAACACTGTCCGACACGGTTGATGGAGTGCTGCCCGCCAGCGGATCGCCCAGCCTGGCACCGGAAGCGAACGATACGG TATCTGTAGGTCAGAGCGAATCGCAACCGGACGGTGCACCGCAAACGACGGACCGAGTAGCACCTGCACCAGACCAGCAACAAACAGCaacgggcggcggcggcggcgagcAACAGAACGGTGGCAAAATGTTCGGTGGCAATAAAACGATGGACGACATTCCACTGGAAAAGTTGCACGAGCTAGTGAAAAAACGTACCAACATGCAGGTGATCCCGGGAGATCAGTGCGCCTCACAGTCGCAGTCTGTACCGCGGACGGAATCGGGCACGCGCAAGGTGTACGTCATGCGACACGGCGAGCGGATCGATTTTACCTTTGGTTCGTGGGTACCGTACTGCTTCGATGAGGCCGGCAACTACGTCCGGAAAGATCTGAACATGCCCACATCGTTGCCCACACG TAAACCTAGCCTCTGGCAGAAGGATTCACCACTGACGAACGTGGGTCGCTATCAGGCACGGCTCGTCGGCGAAGGGCTGAAGGATGCGGGGGTACAAATAGCGCGCGCGTACTGCTCGCCCTCGTTCCGCTGCATCCAGACGGCCACTTCAGTGCTGGAGGGGCTCGGATTAAAGGCAACCGTGCCGATCTGCATCGAGCCCGGCCTGTTCGAGTGGCTCGCCTGGTACCAGGACGGGCTGCCCGAGTGGCTTACGCCGGACGAGCTGCTTGCGGCCGACTACAACATCGACACGGCCTACAAACCGCTCTCTTCGCCGGGCCTGCTGCGGGAACATTTTCACGAAAAGTTGAACGAGTTTTACTGCCGCAATTCGAACGCCGCGGAAGAAATCATCAAAAGCACGG AAGGAAACGTGCTGATTGTGGGCCATGCCACAACGCTCGATACGTGCACCCGGTTCATCATTGGCGAGAAGCTTCGCTCCACCAACGATATGGCCCGAATAATGCAGAAAGTGTCCTACTGCAGCCTGGCGGTAATGGAATCGGACGGCACGACGCCGTCCGGTGACAGTGAGCAGGCGGAAAGTACAGTCAAGGGACACTGGAAGCTCGCGGTGCCACCGTGCGACCCTGTGacgcacaccaacaacaaccggTTTGACTACAAGATACTATTAGAGTAG
- the LOC1273495 gene encoding ferritin heavy chain, with protein MMKSIFFGIVALMFAAVVMQQDQASAQVTDTDAPSSTDEWNYMNRSCSAKLQDQINKEFDAAIFYMQYGAYFAQYQVNLPGFEKFFFNAASEEREHGMKLIEYALMRGQKPIDRNTFSLNFANPAARVDAEQGSVALTALKAALAKEQEVTKSIRELIKICEEDHNDYHLVDYLTGEFLEEQHQGQRDLAGKITMLSKLLRTNPKLGEFMFDKQNM; from the exons ATGATGAAATCGATCTTCTTCGGAATCGTTGCCCTGATGTTCGCGGCTGTTGTGATGCAGCAGGACCAGGCATCGGCACAGGTTACCGATACGGATGCCCCCTCAA GCACCGACGAATGGAACTACATGAACCGTAGCTGCTCCGCCAAGCTGCAGGACCAGATCAACAAGGAGTTCGATGCGGCCATCTTCTACATGCAGTACGGTGCCTACTTCGCCCAGTACCAGGTGAATCTGCCCGGCTTCGAGAAGTTCTTTTTCAACGCCGCCTCGGAGGAGCGCGAGCACGGCATGAAGCTGATCGAGTACGCGCTGATGCGCGGCCAGAAGCCGATCGACCGCAACACCTTCTCGCTGAACTTC GCTAACCCGGCTGCCCGCGTCGATGCGGAACAGGGTTCGGTTGCGCTGACCGCCCTGAAGGCCGCCCTCGCCAAGGAGCAGGAGGTGACCAAGAGCATCCGCGAGCTGATCAAGATCTGCGAGGAGGACCACAACGACTACCATCTGGTAGACTACCTGACGGGCGAGTTCCTGGAGGAGCAGCACCAGGGCCAGCGCGATCTGGCCGGCAAGATTACCATGCTGAGCAAGCTGCTGCGCACGAACCCCAAGCTGGGCGAGTTTATGTTCGACAAGCAGAACATGTAA
- the LOC1273498 gene encoding rhodopsin: MPYYGPMQQPGLWGQPVANLTVVDKVPPEIMHLVDPHWSQFPPMNPLWHSIIGFVIFVLGVVSIIGNGMVIYIFSTAKSLRTPSNLFIVNLALSDFLMMGTNAFTMVYNCWFETWSLGLLMCDLYAFFGSLFGCCSIWTMTMIALDRHNVIVHGLSGKPLTNTGAILRILLCWLIGVVWGILPMLGWNRYVPEGNMTACGTDYLTDDWFHKSYILVYSVFVYYTPLFTIIYAYFFIIKAVSAHEKNMREQAKRMNVQSLRSSDDGKSTEMKLAKVALVTISLWFMAWTPYTVINYTGVFKTASITPLATIWGSVFAKANAVYNPIVYGISHPKYRAALLRRFPSLACSDGPPADDKSLASEASGITSAGNPTTA, encoded by the exons ATGCCATACTACGGTCCAATGCAACAGCCCGGGCTGTGGGGCCAGCCGGTGGCCAACCTGACCGTGGTGGACAAGGTGCCGCCCGAAATTATGCACCTGGTCGATCCGCACTGGTCCCAGTTCCCGCCGATGAACCCGCTGTGGCACTCCATCATCGGGTTTGTCATCTTCGTGCTGGGCGTGGTGTCGATCATCGGCAACGGCATGGTGATCTACATCTTCTCCACCGCCAAATCGCTCCGCACACCGTCGAACCTGTTCATCGTCAATCTGGCCCTGTCGGACTTCCTGATGATGGGCACGAACGCGTTCACGATGGTGTACAACTGCTGGTTCGAGACCTGGTCGCTCGGGCTGCTGATGTGCGATCTGTACGCGTTCTTCGGTTCGCTGTTCGGCTGCTGCTCGATCTGGACCATGACGATGATCGCGCTGGACCGGCACAACGTGATCGTGCACGGTCTGTCCGGCAAGCCGCTCACCAACACGGGCGCCATACTGCGCATCCTGCTCTGCTGGCTGATCGGTGTCGTGTGGGGCATACTGCCGATGCTTGGCTGGAACCGGTACGTGCCGGAGGGCAACATGACGGCCTGCGGTACGGACTACCTGACCGACGATTGGTTCCACAAGTCGTACATACTGGTGTACTCGGTGTTTGTCTACTACACGCCCCTGTTTACCATCATCTACGCGTACTTCTTCATTATTAAG GCCGTATCGGCGCACGAGAAAAACATGCGCGAACAGGCGAAACGGATGAACGTACAGTCCCTGCGCTCGTCGGACGATGGCAAGAGCACCGAGATGAAGCTGGCCAAGGTGGCACTGGTAACCATCTCGCTGTGGTTCATGGCCTGGACACCGTACACGGTGATCAACTATACGGGCGTGTTCAAGACGGCCAGCATCACACCGCTGGCCACCATCTGGGGTTCGGTCTTTGCCAAAGCGAACGCCGTCTACAACCCGATCGTGTACGGCATCAGCCATCCCAAGTACCGGGCGGCCCTGTTGCGCCGGTTCCCATCGCTCGCCTGCAGCGATGGTCCACCGGCCGACGATAAATCGCTCGCCTCCGAAGCGTCCGGCATTACGTCGGCCGGAAACCCAACCACAGCGTAA
- the LOC4577127 gene encoding ferritin light chain has product MMAKMNVVFVLGFVLVASAFATDLSANDCEINVEECSPTYSSFLSRSGKTVENDLKQYTSQLVDKSFHFLMMSSAFNKHSLDRPGFEKLYRKISDKAWADAIELIKYQSRRGSFGHLVQPSKGENYGKVLDVQELSSLQFALDYEKQMAKEAHAIHRKISHAHSKAGSNGSDDVYHYDPDAAHYLDENIIEYQSGVVRDLAGYVHNLKHFTSAKHAANDLGNHVFDEFLAKVE; this is encoded by the exons atgatggCAAAGATgaatgttgtgtttgtgttgggcTTTGTGCTGGTGGCTTCCGCCTTTGCGACGGACCTTAGTGCAAATGACTGCGAAATCAACGTGG AGGAGTGTTCGCCGACCTACTCCAGCTTTCTGTCGCGTTCCGGCAAGACGGTGGAGAACGATCTGAAGCAGTACACTAGCCAGCTGGTGGACAAATCGTTCCACTTCCTGATGATGTCGTCCGCGTTCAACAAGCACAGCCTGGACCGCCCCGGGTTCGAGAAGCTGTACCGCAAGATCAGCGACAAGGCCTGGGCGGATGCGATCGAGCTGATCAAGTACCAGAGCCGCCGCGGCTCGTTCGGCCATCTGGTGCAGCCGAGCAAGGGCGAAAACTACGGCAAGGTGCTGGACGTGCAGGAGCTGAGCTCGCTGCAGTTCGCGCTGGACTACGAGAAGCAGATGGCGAAGGAGGCGCACGCCATCCATCGCAAGATTTCGCACGCCCACTCGAAGGCCGGCTCGAACGGCTCGGACGACGTCTACCATTACGATCCGGACGCGGCCCACTACCTGGACGAGAACATCATCGAGTACCAGTCGGGTGTGGTGCGCGATCTGGCCGGCTACGTGCACAacctgaagcacttcacctcggCGAAGCACGCGGCCAACGATTTGGGCAACCATGTGTTCGACGAGTTCCTGGCTAAGGTGGAGTAA